Proteins co-encoded in one Methylobacterium sp. WL1 genomic window:
- a CDS encoding alpha/beta hydrolase encodes MSSQTVSRRALLRIGALAGAAGLAPSLGACVTDDLGTSAALPEKQSALDVMPVLLVATTRKPVGNPPRPPYFNSERGRGLSFAEVRLSPPDRSLLGKVSAVITGDWTIGAVPKTESGPGAAEAFAQAALGRDVLIYVHGYRESFESAAVSAARLSDGIRFRGVSGLFTWPSAAATFDYNYDRESALWSRDAFEDLLKAVTSTSSAGRINIVAHSMGTLLTLETIRMLRAEAGEAAMARIGAVVLAAPDIDFDLFSNGVARLGPDVSKITVISSTNDRALELSAAIAGGVRAGAADRAKLEALGVRVADASDYGGGLINHDLFLSNPEVQAVVKRAIARGAGV; translated from the coding sequence ATGTCGAGCCAGACCGTCTCACGCCGCGCACTCCTCCGGATCGGCGCCCTCGCGGGGGCGGCGGGGCTCGCTCCGAGCCTTGGCGCCTGCGTCACCGATGACCTCGGCACCTCTGCGGCGCTGCCCGAAAAGCAGTCGGCGCTGGACGTCATGCCGGTGCTGCTGGTGGCCACGACGCGCAAGCCGGTGGGCAACCCGCCCCGGCCGCCGTACTTCAATTCCGAGCGCGGGCGCGGCCTGAGCTTCGCGGAGGTGCGCCTGTCGCCCCCCGACCGCTCGCTGCTCGGCAAGGTGTCGGCAGTCATCACCGGCGACTGGACCATCGGGGCCGTACCCAAGACCGAGAGCGGCCCAGGTGCCGCCGAGGCCTTCGCGCAGGCGGCGCTCGGCCGCGACGTGCTGATCTACGTCCACGGGTATCGGGAATCGTTCGAATCCGCCGCCGTGAGCGCGGCGCGCCTGTCGGACGGCATCCGGTTCCGGGGCGTCTCGGGCCTGTTCACCTGGCCGTCCGCCGCCGCGACCTTCGACTACAACTACGATCGCGAGAGCGCGCTCTGGTCGCGCGATGCCTTCGAGGACCTGCTGAAGGCCGTCACGTCGACATCGAGCGCCGGGCGGATCAACATCGTCGCCCATTCGATGGGCACGCTGCTGACCCTCGAGACCATCCGGATGCTGCGGGCCGAAGCCGGCGAGGCCGCCATGGCGCGGATCGGCGCGGTGGTGCTGGCCGCCCCCGACATCGATTTCGACCTGTTCTCGAACGGCGTCGCCCGGCTCGGCCCCGACGTGTCGAAGATCACCGTGATCTCATCGACCAACGACCGGGCGCTCGAACTGTCCGCGGCGATCGCGGGCGGCGTCCGGGCCGGCGCCGCCGACCGCGCCAAGCTTGAGGCGCTCGGCGTGCGCGTCGCCGACGCCTCCGATTACGGCGGCGGCCTGATCAACCACGACCTGTTCCTGTCGAACCCCGAGGTGCAGGCGGTGGTCAAGCGCGCCATCGCCCGCGGGGCGGGGGTCTGA
- the meaB gene encoding methylmalonyl Co-A mutase-associated GTPase MeaB, whose amino-acid sequence MTPTIDIESLRARLLGGDRAALARAITLAESKRADHRALAAALIDLVLPETGKAIRVGITGVPGVGKSTTIDALGSNLTEAGHKVAVLAVDPSSSRTGGSILGDKTRMARLAHDPKAFIRPSPSSGTLGGVAAKTRETMLLCEAAGFDVILVETVGVGQSETAVADLTDFFLVLMLPGAGDELQGIKKGILELADMIAVNKADSGEAEQRANAAASEYRAALHILTPASSTWTPPVVTISGFHNLRLDALWARIVDHREKLTATGEIQAKRRTQDVKWMWALVHERLHQRLVGSPEVRRSTAEAEAGVARGETSPAAGAAAIAELIGL is encoded by the coding sequence ATGACGCCGACCATCGACATCGAGAGCCTGCGCGCGCGACTGCTGGGCGGCGACCGTGCCGCCCTGGCCCGGGCGATCACCCTGGCGGAGTCGAAACGCGCCGACCATCGGGCGCTCGCCGCCGCCTTGATCGACTTGGTTCTGCCGGAGACCGGCAAGGCGATCCGGGTCGGCATCACGGGCGTGCCGGGGGTCGGCAAGTCCACGACCATCGATGCCCTCGGATCGAACCTGACGGAGGCCGGCCACAAGGTCGCGGTGTTGGCAGTCGACCCGTCCTCATCGCGCACCGGCGGTTCGATCCTCGGCGACAAGACCCGGATGGCGCGGCTCGCCCACGATCCCAAGGCGTTCATCCGCCCCTCCCCGTCCTCCGGAACGCTGGGCGGCGTCGCGGCCAAGACCCGCGAGACCATGCTGCTCTGCGAGGCGGCCGGCTTCGACGTGATCCTGGTGGAGACGGTGGGCGTCGGCCAGTCGGAGACGGCGGTCGCCGACCTCACCGACTTCTTCCTCGTGCTGATGCTGCCCGGGGCCGGCGACGAGCTTCAGGGCATCAAGAAGGGCATCCTGGAACTCGCCGACATGATCGCGGTCAACAAGGCCGATTCCGGCGAGGCCGAGCAGCGGGCCAACGCGGCGGCCTCGGAATACCGCGCCGCCCTGCACATCCTCACCCCCGCATCGTCAACCTGGACGCCGCCTGTGGTCACGATCTCGGGCTTCCACAACCTGCGCCTCGACGCGCTCTGGGCGCGGATCGTCGATCACCGGGAAAAGCTCACCGCCACCGGGGAGATCCAAGCCAAGCGCCGGACGCAGGACGTGAAATGGATGTGGGCGCTCGTTCACGAGCGGTTGCACCAGCGCCTCGTCGGCTCGCCCGAGGTCAGGCGCAGCACCGCCGAGGCCGAGGCCGGCGTCGCCCGCGGCGAGACCTCGCCCGCCGCTGGAGCCGCGGCCATCGCCGAGTTGATCGGCCTCTGA
- a CDS encoding CsbD family protein yields MVDTDRIVGGAKEALGKAQGAAGDFVGSNRDSVEGRVRDVQGQAENAYGQVKDKARDLADKATDYAGDAYGRAGDVAGDAYERGGAYLRDGRAAVGARVEENPLVALLIAGAVGYGIALLFHGRR; encoded by the coding sequence ATGGTGGATACGGATCGGATCGTTGGCGGCGCCAAGGAAGCCCTGGGTAAGGCCCAGGGTGCGGCGGGCGACTTCGTGGGCTCGAACCGGGATTCGGTGGAAGGCCGGGTTCGCGATGTCCAGGGTCAGGCTGAGAACGCTTACGGGCAGGTCAAGGACAAGGCCCGGGACCTCGCCGACAAGGCGACTGATTATGCCGGAGACGCCTACGGCCGGGCCGGGGATGTCGCGGGCGACGCCTACGAGCGGGGCGGTGCCTACCTGCGCGACGGCCGCGCCGCCGTCGGCGCCCGCGTCGAGGAAAACCCGCTGGTCGCGCTGCTGATCGCCGGCGCGGTCGGCTACGGGATCGCCCTGCTGTTCCACGGGCGCCGCTGA
- a CDS encoding DUF533 domain-containing protein: protein MADSRQIVDALVRARRGGVAASAALGGLALIGGIAYKALRGSAPPSQDGPDFSKVDEDEARLMLRAMVAATIADGMIDTAERKRLDAAVAEAGLDPDGRAWLDRELESPAEIDEIAERVNEPEAAARIYAAARLAIDPDTLQERQFLKMLAEALDVPGNATASIERDIGA from the coding sequence ATGGCTGATAGCAGGCAGATCGTTGATGCGCTGGTGCGCGCGCGGCGCGGCGGGGTCGCCGCGAGCGCGGCTCTTGGCGGCCTCGCGCTGATCGGCGGGATCGCCTACAAGGCGCTTCGCGGTTCGGCACCACCGTCCCAGGACGGCCCGGACTTCTCGAAGGTCGACGAGGACGAGGCCCGGCTGATGCTGCGGGCCATGGTGGCCGCCACCATCGCGGACGGCATGATCGATACCGCCGAGCGCAAGCGCCTCGACGCGGCGGTGGCCGAGGCCGGCCTCGATCCCGACGGGCGGGCCTGGCTCGACCGGGAACTGGAAAGCCCCGCCGAGATCGACGAGATCGCCGAACGGGTGAACGAGCCGGAGGCGGCGGCGCGGATTTACGCGGCCGCGCGGCTCGCGATCGATCCGGACACGCTGCAGGAGCGTCAGTTCCTGAAGATGCTCGCCGAGGCCCTCGACGTGCCCGGCAACGCAACCGCCTCGATCGAGCGAGACATCGGCGCCTGA
- a CDS encoding esterase gives MSVAPVRAADPPPAPLTLSGQGSFFVGGRDIQSDTLSTLPAYAPSGTITVDQVYVRYQIPVEPVRPPVVLIHGCCLTGKTWETTPDGRMGWDEFFVRRGFPTYVIDQAWRGRSAISPAQIDAVKMGKAEADSLPPVFSAGREPAWAIFRFGPEYPKVFPSMQFPLEAQGEFWKQMVADWSAALPVPNPTVPALSELAKRLKGAVLVSHSQSGIYPFQTAALDRTGIRAIVAIEPAACPDPAKDDLAPYKDLPILVLFGDYVDASPRWAPRLKQCRSFVAAANAAGGRAELILLPEIGIHGNSHMLMQDKNSLDIADWLAGWIEKRVTGKS, from the coding sequence ATGAGCGTCGCCCCCGTCCGCGCCGCCGATCCGCCGCCCGCCCCCCTGACTCTGTCGGGCCAGGGCAGCTTCTTCGTCGGCGGTCGCGATATCCAGTCCGATACGCTCTCGACCCTGCCGGCCTACGCGCCGTCCGGGACGATCACGGTCGATCAGGTCTATGTGCGCTATCAGATTCCGGTCGAGCCCGTGCGGCCGCCGGTGGTTCTGATCCACGGCTGCTGCCTCACCGGCAAGACCTGGGAGACGACCCCGGACGGGCGAATGGGCTGGGACGAGTTCTTCGTCCGTCGCGGCTTCCCGACCTACGTCATCGACCAAGCGTGGCGCGGGCGCTCGGCGATCAGCCCGGCCCAGATCGACGCGGTGAAGATGGGCAAGGCCGAGGCCGATTCGCTGCCGCCGGTCTTCTCCGCCGGGCGCGAGCCGGCCTGGGCGATCTTCCGGTTCGGGCCGGAATACCCGAAGGTGTTTCCGAGCATGCAATTCCCCCTGGAAGCCCAGGGCGAGTTCTGGAAGCAGATGGTCGCCGACTGGTCCGCCGCCCTGCCGGTGCCGAACCCGACCGTGCCGGCCCTGTCGGAACTCGCCAAACGGCTGAAGGGCGCGGTGCTGGTCTCGCACTCGCAATCGGGCATCTACCCGTTCCAGACCGCTGCTCTCGACCGCACCGGGATCCGGGCCATCGTGGCGATCGAGCCCGCCGCCTGCCCGGATCCGGCCAAGGACGATCTGGCCCCCTACAAGGACCTGCCGATCCTGGTCCTGTTCGGCGACTACGTCGACGCCTCGCCCCGCTGGGCCCCCCGGCTCAAGCAGTGCCGCAGCTTCGTGGCGGCTGCGAACGCGGCCGGCGGCCGGGCCGAGCTAATCCTGCTCCCGGAAATCGGGATCCACGGCAATTCGCACATGCTGATGCAGGACAAGAACAGCCTCGACATCGCCGACTGGCTGGCCGGCTGGATCGAGAAGCGGGTGACGGGGAAATCCTGA
- a CDS encoding 3-hydroxybutyrate dehydrogenase yields MALTSKTALVTGSTSGIGLAIARGLAAEGANVVLNGFGDAQAIEETRAGIEREHGVKVQYSAADMSKPDAIGEMVREAEAAFGAIDVLVNNAGIQFVSPIEDFPPEKWEQIIAINLSSAFHAMHAAIPGMKARGWGRIINTASAHSLVASPFKSAYVAAKHGISGLSKAAALELAPHKITVNCISPGYVWTPLVEAQIPDTMKARGLTKEQVIEDVMLKAQPTKEFVTVDQVAALAVFLCSDAASQITGANISMDGGWTAQ; encoded by the coding sequence ATGGCCCTCACGTCCAAGACCGCCCTCGTCACCGGATCCACCAGCGGCATCGGCCTTGCCATCGCGCGCGGCCTCGCGGCCGAGGGAGCCAACGTCGTGCTCAACGGCTTCGGGGATGCGCAGGCCATCGAGGAGACCCGGGCCGGGATCGAGCGCGAGCACGGGGTGAAGGTTCAGTATTCAGCCGCCGACATGAGCAAGCCCGATGCGATCGGCGAGATGGTGCGGGAGGCCGAGGCGGCATTCGGCGCCATCGACGTGCTGGTCAACAATGCCGGCATCCAGTTCGTCTCGCCGATCGAGGACTTCCCACCGGAGAAGTGGGAGCAGATCATCGCGATCAACCTGTCCTCGGCGTTTCACGCGATGCATGCCGCGATCCCCGGCATGAAGGCCCGGGGCTGGGGGCGGATCATCAACACTGCCTCGGCGCACTCGCTGGTGGCTTCGCCGTTCAAGTCCGCCTACGTGGCGGCCAAGCATGGGATCAGCGGGCTCAGCAAGGCCGCAGCCCTCGAGCTCGCGCCGCACAAGATCACGGTGAACTGCATCTCGCCGGGCTACGTCTGGACGCCGCTGGTCGAGGCACAGATCCCCGACACCATGAAGGCGCGCGGCCTGACCAAGGAGCAGGTGATCGAGGACGTAATGCTGAAGGCGCAGCCGACGAAGGAGTTCGTAACCGTCGATCAGGTGGCGGCGCTCGCGGTGTTCCTGTGCTCCGATGCGGCGAGCCAGATCACCGGGGCCAATATCAGCATGGATGGCGGCTGGACCGCCCAGTAG
- a CDS encoding transglutaminase family protein — translation MRIRLGCEMRYAFPYPVPMVVMLNVHPTRADALEAPDTLRTEPPVPVDLYRDGFGNLCGRLTAPAGNFTLGTDAVIGDDGSPDPAHPEAEQHAIEALPPETIVFLLPSRYCESDLLADEAWRLFGHLEPGWGRVQAVCDFVHDHIAFGYEFAHGDRTAQDAYAGGRGVCRDFTHLAVAFCRALNVPTRYCTGYISFIGEPEPHPAGDFAAWMEVFLGGRWHVFDPRNNSPRIGRVMVAYGRDAADVPLTHTFGPNPLVGFRVWAERIDHLDASGDAPILPEEPLPPQSMATRMG, via the coding sequence ATGCGGATCAGGCTCGGCTGCGAGATGCGCTACGCCTTCCCCTATCCGGTCCCGATGGTGGTGATGCTGAACGTGCATCCCACCCGGGCGGACGCCCTCGAGGCGCCCGACACGCTCCGCACCGAGCCGCCGGTGCCGGTCGATCTCTATCGCGACGGCTTCGGCAACCTGTGCGGCCGGTTGACCGCCCCGGCGGGGAACTTCACCCTCGGGACCGACGCGGTGATCGGCGACGACGGAAGCCCGGACCCGGCCCATCCCGAGGCCGAGCAGCACGCGATCGAGGCGCTGCCGCCCGAGACGATCGTGTTCCTGCTGCCCAGCCGCTACTGCGAATCCGACTTGCTGGCCGACGAGGCATGGCGGCTGTTCGGACATCTCGAGCCGGGCTGGGGCCGGGTGCAGGCAGTTTGCGACTTCGTGCACGACCACATCGCATTCGGGTACGAGTTCGCCCATGGCGACCGCACGGCGCAGGATGCCTATGCCGGCGGCCGGGGCGTCTGCCGCGACTTCACCCACCTCGCCGTGGCCTTCTGCCGCGCCCTTAACGTGCCGACCCGCTACTGCACGGGCTACATCAGCTTCATCGGGGAGCCCGAGCCGCACCCGGCCGGCGACTTCGCGGCCTGGATGGAGGTGTTTCTCGGCGGGCGCTGGCACGTGTTCGACCCGCGCAACAACAGCCCGCGGATCGGCCGGGTGATGGTCGCCTACGGCCGCGACGCCGCGGACGTGCCGCTGACCCACACGTTCGGCCCCAATCCCCTCGTCGGCTTCCGGGTCTGGGCCGAACGGATCGACCATCTCGACGCGTCCGGCGACGCACCGATCCTACCCGAAGAGCCGCTGCCGCCGCAGAGCATGGCGACCCGGATGGGGTGA